The candidate division WOR-3 bacterium nucleotide sequence TGCGATCGCAACATCCGGCTTAACTCGATTAGCAGCAATACGTGCACCCCTCAGGCCGACCTCTTCCTGCACCGTAAATGAATAAAATGCAGGTAGGTCAGATTCCATTATCATTCGGAGCAAGATGAAACAGCCAATTCTGTTATCGAACGCCTTGCCCTGAACAGAATCACCATTCTCCCTGTATTCGGTACCGAAACTTGCATAATCCCCTACCTGAACGACCTTGCTGGCATCCTCCTTGGACGACATGCCAATGTCGATAAAAAGATCCTTCGTCTTTGGCATTTTCTTTAATTCTTCTTCCTTTGCCAGATGGATCGGTTTATGGCCCATGACACCGAGGACCTTGTCTTTGCCGATGAAGACACGTTTTGCCATCAGGACGTTGGGCATCATGCCGATCGCATGGAATCTCAGCAAACCACTCTTCTCGATTCCGGTTATCATGAGGCCAACCTCATCCATGTGCGCGGCAAGCATTATTCTGGGTCCCTTCTCAGGTCCTTTTCTGACTATCAGGTTGCCGTACGGATCCTCAGATATTTGAGTGGCATGCTTTTTGACTCTTTTCTTTATGTACTCTCTGACCCTGATCTCGTCGCCGCTCACGCCATTCAATTCGCTCAATTCTTTTAAATCCTGTAACACGGTCAAATTATATTTAATTAGCTATTATTGTCAACCTAATCAATTATTGACTACGTCTGGTGTGCGACTATACTTACTGCGGAGGAAAAGATGAATATTTTATTGTATATATCGCTTATCCTCGGATATATTTACGAAGATAGCGACAGCCTCATTGTATACAACGACACGCTTAACATCTGCGGCCAACATACTTACAACATCAAGATACACGCTGCAGACACTGCCAGGTTGTTTATCACGTCCTGGACCGGCAGTGCAGATTCCACAGGCTGGCTTGTACTCAATGCTCCAGACATCCATATCACAGGTTTGTCAATGATCACAGCAGACGGAGCAGGCTACTGGGGAGGCACCGATGCCCATGCAGATGGCTATGGTCAAGGATACGGAGGGGCTGGAAACCTTGGCGGCGGTGGTGGCGGCGGCGCTGGCTACGGAGGCACAGGCGGCAATGGTGGCGGCATTCCCGGCTATGGCGGTATCTCCTACGGCACCAGCGATGATACCATCACACTGATCGGCTCTGGAGGAGGTGCCGGGCGACTCGGTGGTGTGGAAGGCTTCGGCGGCAACGGTGGCGCCAGTGTACTTATAACAGCGAATAGTGTGCGTATAGACTCCTCATCGATCACCTCAATGGGAGCGGCCGGATACGATGCGGTCATCGCGGCCGGCGGTGGCGGAT carries:
- a CDS encoding T9SS type A sorting domain-containing protein — protein: MNILLYISLILGYIYEDSDSLIVYNDTLNICGQHTYNIKIHAADTARLFITSWTGSADSTGWLVLNAPDIHITGLSMITADGAGYWGGTDAHADGYGQGYGGAGNLGGGGGGGAGYGGTGGNGGGIPGYGGISYGTSDDTITLIGSGGGAGRLGGVEGFGGNGGASVLITANSVRIDSSSITSMGAAGYDAVIAAGGGGSGGGIMIRADSVALRADTFAIEGGPGGDTDEYGGYGGGGAGGGRLKVFYHSFLDTSDLQITYGGGEGGIGGWGNGQPGMPGTTFFGVETGISQIVSWMNPAFIIRPNPTRGTMHITTKMTPAQIKLYDISGRLIMSLELVNQRETVDLRDLQRGVYFMIAENQEMRPCKIVVID
- a CDS encoding M42 family metallopeptidase, with translation MLQDLKELSELNGVSGDEIRVREYIKKRVKKHATQISEDPYGNLIVRKGPEKGPRIMLAAHMDEVGLMITGIEKSGLLRFHAIGMMPNVLMAKRVFIGKDKVLGVMGHKPIHLAKEEELKKMPKTKDLFIDIGMSSKEDASKVVQVGDYASFGTEYRENGDSVQGKAFDNRIGCFILLRMIMESDLPAFYSFTVQEEVGLRGARIAANRVKPDVAIAVDTTSSGEWPDDGDTPQYPALGAGAVVTTADRSVICDEKLVRTIRETAEREKIPYQDKRPMIGGTDAGSMHVAGPGVRSAVISVPARYIHSPLSFASRGDILAVEKLLRCSINNIMGKEREWV